In Deltaproteobacteria bacterium, the following are encoded in one genomic region:
- a CDS encoding acyl-CoA dehydrogenase has protein sequence MSATDAKLTSEQESRKIAEESREKEWAGRTFLRELFLGNFLLDHIHPFPVLRGERPEFKKFYDDVQRFLREKVDPVAIDETGEYPEEVVDGLRRLGAFGIKIPKEYGGLGFSVSEYTTVMQLVGSYDSNISALLSAHQSIGVPQPLKLFGTPEQKKKYLPRCAAGAISAFALTEPHVGSDPASLSTTAELHGDTFVLNGEKLWCTNGTMAELLVVMARDPKTKRISCFIVETDWPGVKVEYRCRFMGLKALANGIISFQDVQVPRENLIGEEGKGLKIALVTLNTGRLTLPATCAGVAKQCLEICRGWSNERKQWGVPIWKHEAVAHRIADVAATTFAMDSVSKLASAMSDRGGYDIRLEAAAAKEWNTVRAWEIVDVTLQIRGGRGYETERSLEGRGEFPIPVERLMRDVRINLIFEGSSEIMHLFMAREAVDKHLQVAGALIDAKKGRGEKLRALPGIFGYYAKWYPPLWLRGLAGPLRYRDWGRLAPHLRFVERSCRKLARESFHGMTVYQGKMERKQGFLFRCVDVVMELFAMAATISRARQMVDDRDPDAERALELADLFCRTARRKVRRLFRDLWANEDIRKNGVAASVMQGEQVWLERGAMDIGLTPQAFKTRSLVEQRAAGPGRAQKAAADAS, from the coding sequence TTGAGCGCAACCGACGCAAAGCTCACGAGCGAGCAGGAGTCTCGGAAGATCGCGGAGGAGTCCCGCGAGAAGGAGTGGGCGGGGCGGACCTTCCTCCGGGAGCTCTTCCTCGGGAACTTCCTCCTCGATCACATCCACCCGTTCCCCGTGCTGCGGGGGGAGCGGCCGGAGTTCAAGAAGTTCTACGACGACGTACAGCGGTTCCTGCGCGAGAAGGTCGACCCGGTGGCCATCGACGAGACCGGCGAGTACCCCGAAGAGGTGGTGGACGGTCTCAGACGGCTCGGCGCCTTCGGGATCAAGATCCCCAAGGAGTACGGCGGCCTCGGCTTCAGCGTGAGCGAGTACACGACCGTCATGCAGCTGGTGGGGAGCTACGATTCGAACATCAGCGCGCTCCTCTCCGCGCACCAGTCGATCGGCGTCCCACAGCCGCTCAAGCTCTTCGGCACGCCGGAGCAGAAGAAGAAGTACCTCCCCCGGTGCGCGGCCGGCGCCATCTCGGCCTTCGCCCTGACGGAGCCGCACGTCGGCTCGGACCCGGCGAGCCTGTCGACCACGGCGGAGCTGCACGGCGACACCTTCGTTCTGAACGGCGAGAAGCTCTGGTGCACGAACGGCACGATGGCCGAGCTGCTCGTCGTGATGGCGCGCGACCCCAAGACGAAGAGGATCAGCTGCTTCATCGTCGAGACCGACTGGCCGGGCGTGAAGGTCGAGTACCGCTGCCGCTTCATGGGCCTCAAGGCGCTCGCCAACGGCATCATCAGTTTCCAGGATGTGCAGGTGCCGCGCGAGAACCTGATCGGCGAGGAGGGGAAGGGGCTCAAGATCGCGCTCGTCACCCTCAACACCGGACGGCTGACTCTGCCCGCCACCTGCGCAGGCGTCGCCAAGCAGTGTCTCGAGATCTGCCGAGGCTGGTCCAACGAGCGCAAACAATGGGGCGTCCCGATCTGGAAGCATGAAGCCGTCGCCCACCGCATCGCGGACGTGGCCGCGACGACCTTCGCCATGGACTCGGTCTCCAAGCTGGCGAGCGCGATGTCGGATCGCGGAGGGTATGACATCCGCCTCGAGGCCGCGGCGGCGAAGGAGTGGAACACGGTCCGCGCCTGGGAGATCGTCGACGTGACCCTGCAGATCCGCGGGGGCCGCGGCTACGAGACCGAGCGCTCGCTCGAGGGGCGCGGCGAGTTCCCGATTCCCGTCGAGCGGCTCATGCGGGACGTGCGCATCAACCTCATCTTCGAGGGTTCGAGCGAGATCATGCACCTCTTCATGGCGCGCGAGGCGGTGGACAAACACCTGCAGGTGGCGGGTGCGCTGATCGACGCGAAGAAGGGCAGGGGCGAGAAGCTCCGCGCGCTTCCGGGGATCTTCGGCTACTACGCGAAATGGTACCCGCCCCTCTGGCTGCGGGGCCTTGCCGGTCCGCTTCGCTACCGCGACTGGGGACGGCTCGCGCCGCACCTGCGCTTCGTCGAGCGGAGCTGCCGCAAGCTCGCGCGCGAGAGCTTTCACGGCATGACGGTCTACCAGGGGAAGATGGAGCGAAAGCAGGGCTTCCTCTTCCGCTGCGTGGACGTCGTCATGGAGCTCTTCGCGATGGCGGCGACCATCTCCCGGGCTCGGCAGATGGTCGATGACCGCGACCCCGATGCGGAGCGGGCGCTGGAGCTGGCCGACCTCTTCTGCCGCACGGCCCGCCGCAAGGTGCGGCGGCTGTTCCGCGATCTGTGGGCCAACGAGGACATCCGCAAGAACGGCGTGGCGGCCAGCGTGATGCAGGGCGAGCAGG